In one window of Ruminococcus albus AD2013 DNA:
- a CDS encoding class I SAM-dependent methyltransferase — protein MNGYGSFARYYDALQKDVPYGAIAARIRQLGLEYSSENEVVVELGCGTGRLCRELENLGLDVIGVDISADMLEEAEEQRTPDSDITYICQDMSELDLWGAADIIVCVLDGMNHLPNEEAFRRTVERASMFTCDGGLFIFDLNTEYKHREVLGDNSFVYELDGLFCAWRNNCRADGRVDIALDFFAEKEDGSYTRETEYITEILLPRDLIEKTAEEFGFEKVGIYDGLTNDPPDSTTERELYVYRRKDRGAE, from the coding sequence ATGAACGGCTACGGCAGTTTTGCCAGATATTACGACGCCTTGCAGAAAGACGTTCCCTACGGGGCGATAGCTGCAAGGATACGTCAGCTGGGGCTTGAATACAGCAGTGAGAACGAGGTGGTCGTTGAACTGGGCTGCGGCACAGGCAGACTTTGCCGTGAACTTGAAAATCTGGGGCTGGATGTTATCGGCGTGGACATATCTGCGGATATGCTGGAAGAAGCTGAAGAACAGCGTACACCTGACAGCGACATCACTTATATATGTCAGGATATGTCGGAACTCGACCTCTGGGGCGCGGCGGACATCATCGTCTGCGTACTTGACGGCATGAACCATCTCCCGAATGAGGAAGCTTTCCGCAGAACTGTGGAGCGTGCTTCAATGTTCACCTGTGACGGCGGGCTGTTTATATTTGATCTGAATACCGAGTACAAGCACCGTGAGGTACTGGGCGACAACAGTTTCGTCTATGAACTTGACGGGCTGTTCTGTGCATGGAGAAATAACTGCCGTGCAGACGGCAGGGTGGATATCGCTCTGGATTTCTTTGCTGAAAAAGAAGATGGCAGCTATACCCGCGAGACCGAGTACATCACCGAGATACTGCTTCCGCGTGACCTTATCGAGAAGACTGCTGAGGAGTTCGGGTTTGAAAAGGTAGGCATCTATGACGGACTTACCAACGACCCGCCCGACAGCACCACCGAGCGCGAGCTGTACGTGTACAGGCGTAAAGATCGCGGCGCTGAATAG
- the hslO gene encoding Hsp33 family molecular chaperone HslO has product MGRIVRAISKDASVVCSAIDGKNIVEEIERVHESSAVVTAALGRLAMGTSLMGFGMKGEEDKITVKIEGGGPAGQLIAVADSYGNVKADVMQPVVELPPNAIGKLDVASAVGTDGTITVIKDLGLKEPYVGQVPLISGEIAEDITAYLAQSEQVPSVCALGVLVNADLTVKNAGGFLIQVLPFASDEIITQIEKNIQAMQSVTRLMEDGRTTDEIALMALEGLEPNVLDDFKVEYRCDCSRERTERVLISLGVDELNDIIKDGEDIDIKCHFCGKHYSFTPDEVRKLIAESKE; this is encoded by the coding sequence GTGGGAAGAATAGTAAGGGCGATCTCAAAGGACGCTTCGGTGGTATGCTCTGCCATTGACGGCAAGAATATAGTTGAGGAGATAGAGCGCGTTCATGAGTCCTCGGCGGTGGTAACTGCGGCGCTGGGCAGACTTGCTATGGGTACTTCGCTTATGGGTTTCGGCATGAAGGGCGAGGAAGACAAGATAACCGTTAAGATAGAAGGCGGCGGACCTGCAGGTCAGCTGATAGCTGTTGCGGACAGCTACGGAAATGTCAAGGCTGATGTTATGCAGCCCGTGGTCGAACTTCCGCCTAATGCCATAGGCAAGCTTGATGTTGCAAGTGCAGTCGGAACGGACGGTACTATCACCGTTATAAAAGACCTTGGTCTTAAAGAACCATACGTGGGTCAGGTGCCCCTTATCAGCGGCGAGATAGCTGAGGATATAACAGCCTACCTTGCTCAGAGTGAGCAGGTACCCAGCGTGTGCGCTCTTGGTGTACTGGTCAATGCTGATCTGACAGTAAAGAACGCAGGCGGTTTCCTGATACAGGTGCTTCCTTTCGCAAGTGATGAGATAATCACTCAGATAGAGAAGAATATTCAGGCTATGCAGTCTGTGACCAGGCTTATGGAAGATGGCAGGACTACCGATGAGATAGCACTGATGGCTCTTGAAGGTCTTGAGCCCAATGTGCTTGATGATTTCAAGGTAGAGTATCGCTGTGACTGCTCGCGTGAGAGAACAGAGAGAGTGCTGATTTCCCTTGGTGTTGATGAACTTAATGACATCATCAAGGATGGCGAGGATATCGATATCAAATGCCACTTCTGCGGCAAGCATTACAGCTTCACCCCCGATGAAGTGCGCAAGCTGATAGCTGAAAGCAAGGAATAA
- a CDS encoding VOC family protein produces MVKGIHHISLKCHGGEELAAVKGLYGDILGLSVKREWKDGIMFDAGNCLIEVFTNGEGVKTTGAVQHFAFAVDDVDGMIEKVRSAGYEVFKGPKDICIPSEPPLPARMAFFYGALGEEIELFCEK; encoded by the coding sequence ATGGTAAAGGGTATACATCATATTTCCCTGAAATGTCACGGCGGGGAAGAACTGGCGGCGGTCAAGGGACTTTACGGTGATATACTGGGTCTTTCTGTCAAACGCGAATGGAAGGATGGTATAATGTTCGATGCGGGCAACTGCCTTATCGAAGTATTCACCAACGGCGAGGGCGTCAAGACAACAGGTGCTGTACAGCATTTTGCTTTTGCTGTGGACGATGTTGACGGTATGATCGAAAAGGTGCGCAGTGCGGGCTATGAGGTTTTTAAAGGACCCAAGGATATCTGTATACCCTCTGAACCGCCTCTGCCTGCAAGAATGGCATTCTTCTATGGTGCCCTTGGTGAGGAGATAGAATTGTTCTGCGAGAAGTAA
- a CDS encoding peptide deformylase — MVREIVHDVLFLKQKSTKADKNDMQIVTDLKDTLKANHDRCVGMAANMIGYNKRIIIFTAGIMDIVMINPVIVKKAQPYETEEGCLSLTGVRKTKRWEKITVEYQDTSFNKKRGDFTGFVAQIIQHECDHLEGVII; from the coding sequence ATGGTAAGAGAGATAGTACACGATGTTCTGTTTTTAAAGCAGAAGTCCACAAAAGCGGACAAAAATGATATGCAGATAGTCACTGACCTTAAAGACACACTGAAAGCTAACCACGACAGGTGCGTCGGCATGGCGGCGAACATGATAGGGTATAATAAACGCATCATTATCTTCACAGCGGGTATCATGGATATCGTGATGATAAACCCTGTGATAGTGAAGAAAGCTCAGCCCTACGAGACCGAAGAGGGCTGTCTTTCGCTGACAGGTGTGCGCAAGACCAAGAGATGGGAAAAGATCACCGTTGAATATCAGGATACGAGCTTCAATAAAAAGCGCGGGGATTTTACGGGATTTGTGGCGCAGATAATACAGCACGAATGTGACCACCTCGAAGGCGTGATAATATAA
- the uvrC gene encoding excinuclease ABC subunit UvrC: MHITEEHNPRLPYLRDKTSKLTTSPGVYIMKDKSGKIIYIGKAKNLHNRVTSYFRKGQDHLPKVWKMVSNVHDYEFIVTDSEFEALVLECSLIKMHTPKYNILLKDDKGYSYIRVTNEQYPRIQAVLQKSDDGAEYIGPYTSSFTVKQAVEEANKVFRLPTCTKVFPRDIKKERPCLNYHIKRCMGVCTGHFSEEEYRKTVAQAVDYIKNGSAQSVERLTAEMERAAEELEFELAAKLRDRIQAITKAAESQKVIDETIPDCDIIAISQNVEIACASVIMYRGGRLTDKADYYLGDRAEPAQMLEEFALSFYAMKEEAPKNILLAEEPADIEMLEQYLREKYNHAIYVTVPKRGYLTKLCTLAKNNANAFISVRVGRTGREVAGLEELARALGMERPPRFIECYDISNLASSDMVAGMVVFENGRPCRKFYRKFAIKTVFEQNDYACMTEVIERRFAEYKKGEDEGFSQLPDLILLDGGNGHVNTIRPVLERLGIKVPLYGLVKDDHHRTRAIATGNGEISLLKSRSAFSLVTQIQDEVHRVAISYQKSKRKKSSFTLELTQVRGVGDKKAQKLLREFKTKEALKRASMEELRAVAGITIETARELKKIIDEMS, from the coding sequence ATGCATATCACCGAAGAACACAACCCGCGTCTGCCCTATCTGCGGGACAAGACCTCAAAGCTTACCACTTCGCCAGGGGTCTATATCATGAAAGACAAGAGCGGAAAGATAATATACATCGGCAAGGCGAAGAACCTGCACAACCGCGTGACTTCCTATTTCCGCAAGGGGCAGGATCATCTGCCGAAGGTGTGGAAGATGGTATCAAACGTGCATGACTACGAGTTTATCGTGACGGACAGCGAGTTTGAAGCCCTTGTGCTGGAATGTTCGCTGATAAAGATGCATACACCGAAGTACAATATCCTGCTGAAAGACGACAAGGGTTACAGCTATATCCGCGTGACCAACGAGCAATATCCGCGAATACAGGCAGTTTTGCAGAAGTCAGACGACGGCGCGGAGTATATCGGTCCCTATACCAGTTCATTCACGGTGAAGCAGGCTGTTGAGGAAGCAAACAAGGTATTCAGACTGCCGACTTGTACAAAAGTTTTCCCTCGTGATATAAAAAAGGAGCGTCCCTGCCTTAACTACCACATCAAAAGGTGCATGGGCGTTTGCACGGGGCATTTCAGCGAGGAAGAGTACCGCAAGACCGTCGCACAAGCTGTCGACTATATCAAAAACGGTTCGGCGCAGTCCGTTGAAAGGCTGACCGCCGAGATGGAACGTGCGGCGGAAGAGCTTGAATTTGAGCTCGCCGCAAAACTCCGTGACAGGATACAAGCCATAACCAAAGCCGCCGAAAGCCAGAAAGTCATTGATGAAACTATCCCCGATTGCGATATCATAGCCATATCCCAGAATGTGGAAATAGCCTGTGCAAGCGTGATAATGTACCGCGGCGGCAGGCTTACGGACAAAGCTGACTACTACCTCGGAGATCGTGCCGAGCCAGCGCAGATGCTGGAAGAGTTCGCGCTGAGTTTTTATGCAATGAAAGAGGAAGCACCCAAAAATATCCTGTTGGCGGAAGAACCCGCTGATATCGAAATGCTGGAACAGTATCTCCGTGAGAAATACAACCATGCAATATATGTAACTGTACCAAAAAGAGGATATCTGACAAAGCTTTGTACTCTTGCAAAGAACAATGCCAACGCATTCATATCCGTCCGCGTTGGCAGAACAGGCCGCGAAGTCGCAGGGCTGGAAGAACTGGCGAGAGCGCTGGGCATGGAAAGACCTCCCCGCTTCATCGAGTGCTACGATATATCGAACCTTGCTTCCAGCGATATGGTGGCGGGCATGGTGGTATTCGAGAACGGCAGACCTTGTCGGAAATTCTACCGTAAATTCGCCATAAAAACCGTGTTCGAGCAGAATGACTACGCCTGTATGACAGAGGTCATCGAAAGGCGGTTTGCAGAATACAAAAAGGGTGAGGACGAGGGCTTTTCACAACTGCCCGACCTGATACTTCTGGACGGCGGCAACGGTCATGTAAACACGATACGCCCCGTGCTTGAACGGCTTGGGATAAAAGTTCCGCTGTATGGTCTGGTAAAGGACGACCATCACCGCACGAGAGCGATAGCCACAGGAAACGGCGAGATATCCCTGCTGAAAAGCCGAAGTGCTTTTTCACTGGTAACTCAGATACAGGACGAAGTTCACCGCGTAGCCATAAGCTACCAGAAATCCAAACGTAAGAAGAGTTCATTCACCCTTGAACTCACTCAGGTCAGGGGTGTGGGCGACAAGAAAGCACAGAAGCTGCTGCGGGAATTCAAAACAAAGGAAGCGCTGAAAAGGGCATCCATGGAAGAACTTCGTGCTGTGGCGGGAATCACCATTGAGACTGCACGGGAACTGAAAAAGATAATAGACGAAATGAGTTGA
- a CDS encoding PIN domain-containing protein, with the protein MKIYLIDFENVKSKGLTGIDSLTEYDRVIIFYSENADTINFEMHQKVLISKAEVEYFKVHVGGKNALDFQLSTLLGYLVSKNYYSHIFVISNDKSFDFLHDFWHGKYIAAPDCIVYRTKTIAQAINYAGGKKQPIPDDDDDTDTAVFAPAEDISDSEQEQETPDTKEEPVKEVPEVKEAAPVKAEPAKVQPEKKEQPSAKSETSEKAVAMSADLTEKRTAKPAPKQEPAKEKAPKQVKKTTPAKEDEFTISAEELNALEASFSAYSIIDVKKAEKAEKKAEPAEVKAEVKEEPAKVEVPKAETPKEEPKTEPVKEAPKSEKPAEKPKAQNKAFFASLKEIMKKADCTAEMINHISQLLINSDTKEEFHNALAKDYKQDATELYKLLRPKYLRLKEMYAAEHPEYVSPDTVKTQPVEDTPKAEETVKTEVPAKIETPVKAETPAKKDVPAEEPAKVEKSEEVVSEKTEEVSEEAPAAEEKPAKKKAKTTKAKTTRSKKSDDAKKSEEEKKPAKTARSRTKKKTEKPAESPVDNISGDRLEQLLDGKCSTEDVELIRQLFREVPSRQQLYIRMIKQFGKKEGCVYYSAIKAEYEALKDIIK; encoded by the coding sequence ATGAAAATTTATCTTATCGACTTTGAAAATGTGAAGTCAAAGGGTCTGACAGGCATAGACAGCCTGACCGAGTATGACCGCGTCATCATTTTTTACAGCGAGAATGCGGACACCATCAATTTCGAGATGCACCAGAAGGTGCTGATATCCAAAGCCGAAGTTGAGTACTTCAAGGTACACGTAGGCGGAAAGAACGCACTGGATTTCCAGCTTTCAACACTGCTGGGATATCTTGTGAGCAAGAACTATTACAGCCATATTTTCGTTATCAGCAACGACAAGAGCTTTGATTTCCTGCACGATTTCTGGCACGGCAAGTACATAGCAGCTCCGGACTGCATAGTTTACCGCACCAAGACCATAGCTCAGGCTATCAACTATGCAGGCGGAAAGAAACAGCCTATCCCGGATGACGACGACGATACGGATACAGCTGTATTTGCTCCTGCCGAGGATATTTCGGACAGCGAGCAGGAACAGGAAACTCCCGACACCAAGGAAGAGCCCGTTAAGGAAGTTCCCGAGGTAAAGGAAGCTGCTCCCGTTAAGGCTGAGCCAGCGAAAGTTCAGCCCGAGAAGAAAGAACAGCCTTCCGCTAAGAGCGAGACTTCGGAAAAGGCTGTTGCTATGAGTGCAGACCTCACCGAGAAGCGCACTGCAAAACCCGCACCCAAGCAGGAACCCGCAAAGGAGAAAGCACCTAAGCAGGTGAAGAAAACCACTCCCGCAAAGGAAGATGAATTCACCATAAGTGCAGAGGAGCTGAATGCTCTGGAGGCTTCGTTCAGTGCTTATTCCATCATCGATGTGAAGAAAGCAGAAAAAGCCGAGAAGAAAGCCGAGCCTGCCGAGGTAAAAGCCGAAGTCAAGGAAGAACCTGCAAAGGTCGAAGTTCCCAAGGCTGAAACACCCAAGGAAGAACCCAAAACCGAGCCTGTAAAGGAAGCTCCGAAGAGCGAAAAGCCCGCAGAGAAGCCCAAGGCTCAGAACAAGGCATTTTTCGCATCGCTCAAAGAGATAATGAAAAAAGCCGACTGCACGGCAGAGATGATAAATCACATATCACAGTTGCTGATAAATTCCGATACCAAGGAAGAATTCCACAACGCTCTTGCCAAGGATTACAAGCAGGATGCTACCGAGCTTTATAAGCTTCTGCGACCGAAATATCTCCGTCTTAAAGAGATGTATGCCGCAGAGCACCCCGAGTATGTCAGCCCCGATACTGTAAAAACACAGCCTGTGGAGGATACTCCCAAGGCAGAGGAAACTGTCAAGACAGAAGTTCCCGCAAAGATCGAAACTCCTGTCAAGGCTGAAACTCCCGCGAAGAAAGATGTTCCCGCAGAAGAACCTGCAAAGGTCGAGAAGAGCGAAGAGGTCGTCAGCGAGAAGACCGAGGAAGTTTCCGAGGAGGCACCTGCCGCTGAGGAAAAGCCGGCAAAGAAAAAGGCTAAGACCACCAAAGCTAAAACTACCAGGTCCAAGAAATCCGACGATGCAAAAAAATCCGAAGAGGAAAAGAAGCCTGCCAAGACAGCAAGATCCCGTACCAAGAAGAAAACTGAAAAGCCCGCTGAATCTCCTGTTGATAATATCTCAGGCGACAGACTTGAACAGCTGCTTGACGGCAAATGTTCCACCGAAGATGTTGAACTGATACGTCAGCTTTTCAGGGAAGTTCCCTCAAGGCAGCAGCTTTATATCCGCATGATAAAGCAGTTCGGCAAAAAGGAAGGCTGTGTATATTACAGCGCCATCAAAGCGGAATATGAAGCCCTCAAAGATATTATAAAATAA
- the gdhA gene encoding NADP-specific glutamate dehydrogenase, with product MALKNEYLQKVYEQVEKRNPGEKEFHQAVYEVLESLVPVADKRQDLIDAGVFDRIVEPERQVMFRVPWVDDNGKVQVNRGFRIQFNSAIGPYKGGLRFHPTVCASVIKFLGFEQTFKNSLTSLPMGGGKGGSDFDPQGKSDAEVMRFCQSFMTELCKHIGADTDVPAGDIGVGGREIGYLFGQYKRLRNEFVGVLTGKGMEYGGSLIRPEATGYGAVYYAVEMLKHYNDSIEGKTFAVSGFGNVAWGTIKKVNELGGKVVTISGPDGYIYDKDGITGEKVDYLLEMRASCRNRVQDYADKFGVPFYAGKKPWEAKADIYMPCATQNEVNLDDAKNIVANGAKYYIEVANMPTTADAVAYLKENGLNVAPSKAVNAGGVSVSGLEMSQNSMRYNWTAEEVDAKLHQIMKNIFDASVKAANEYGLGDDLIAGANIAGFLKVAEAMKAQGVV from the coding sequence ATGGCATTGAAGAATGAGTACCTCCAGAAGGTATACGAGCAGGTTGAGAAGAGAAACCCCGGCGAGAAGGAATTCCACCAGGCAGTTTATGAGGTTCTTGAGAGCCTTGTTCCTGTTGCTGACAAGAGACAGGACCTTATCGATGCAGGCGTTTTCGACAGAATAGTTGAGCCTGAGAGACAGGTAATGTTCCGTGTTCCCTGGGTTGATGACAACGGCAAGGTACAGGTAAACAGAGGTTTCCGTATCCAGTTCAACTCCGCTATCGGACCTTACAAGGGCGGTCTGAGATTCCACCCCACAGTATGCGCTTCCGTTATCAAGTTCCTGGGCTTCGAGCAGACTTTCAAGAACAGCCTGACCAGCCTTCCTATGGGCGGCGGCAAGGGCGGTTCCGACTTTGACCCTCAGGGCAAGTCCGACGCTGAAGTTATGAGATTCTGCCAGAGCTTCATGACTGAGCTCTGCAAGCACATCGGTGCTGATACAGACGTTCCCGCTGGTGATATCGGTGTTGGCGGAAGAGAGATCGGCTACCTGTTCGGTCAGTACAAGAGACTGAGAAACGAGTTCGTAGGTGTTCTGACAGGTAAGGGTATGGAATACGGCGGATCCCTGATCAGACCTGAGGCTACAGGCTACGGTGCTGTTTACTATGCAGTTGAGATGCTCAAGCACTACAATGATTCCATCGAGGGCAAGACCTTTGCAGTATCCGGCTTCGGTAACGTTGCTTGGGGTACTATCAAGAAGGTTAACGAGCTGGGCGGTAAGGTAGTTACTATCTCCGGTCCTGACGGTTATATCTACGACAAGGACGGCATCACAGGCGAGAAGGTAGATTACCTGCTGGAGATGAGAGCTTCCTGCAGAAACAGAGTTCAGGATTATGCTGACAAGTTCGGTGTACCTTTCTATGCAGGCAAGAAGCCTTGGGAGGCTAAGGCTGATATCTATATGCCTTGCGCTACTCAGAACGAGGTAAATCTTGATGATGCTAAGAATATCGTTGCTAACGGTGCTAAGTACTATATCGAGGTTGCTAATATGCCTACAACTGCTGATGCTGTTGCATACCTGAAGGAAAACGGTCTGAATGTTGCTCCTTCAAAGGCAGTTAACGCAGGCGGCGTTTCCGTTTCCGGTCTGGAAATGAGCCAGAACTCCATGAGATATAACTGGACAGCTGAAGAGGTTGACGCTAAGCTGCACCAGATCATGAAGAATATCTTCGACGCTTCTGTTAAGGCTGCTAATGAGTACGGTCTGGGCGATGACCTGATCGCAGGCGCTAACATCGCAGGCTTCCTGAAGGTTGCTGAGGCTATGAAGGCTCAGGGCGTGGTATAA
- a CDS encoding LysR family transcriptional regulator codes for MNLTHLRYIVEVERLGSITKAAAALYMGQPNLSKAIKEMEHEVGIPIFKRSAKGVVPTDKGKEFLQYAKAILVQLDKMENLYKDNVSNRVSFSLLLPRASYITHAFTCFLNRVSDRKAMDIKIKETNSMEAINSVVECEYDMGIIRYPIAYESFFLPLLEEKNLTIHNSWEYDYVLIMSADSPLANEKEITEETLEKYIEILHGDNTVPNISAVYQKKNTELNPHRRHIYVYERGSQFDILSACPESYMWVSPMPQEILDRCKLVQRSTPNIRKTNKDVLIYQSSYRLSATDNIFVEELEKVREEITVR; via the coding sequence ATGAACCTGACACATCTTCGATACATTGTGGAAGTTGAGCGGCTGGGGTCGATAACCAAGGCGGCGGCGGCGCTTTATATGGGTCAGCCCAACCTTTCAAAGGCCATAAAAGAAATGGAACACGAGGTCGGTATACCGATATTCAAAAGGTCTGCAAAGGGTGTAGTGCCTACGGACAAGGGCAAGGAGTTTTTGCAGTACGCTAAAGCCATACTCGTTCAGCTTGACAAGATGGAGAATCTTTACAAGGACAATGTGAGCAACAGGGTGAGCTTTTCACTGCTTCTGCCCCGCGCAAGCTACATCACCCATGCATTCACCTGTTTTCTGAACAGGGTATCGGACAGGAAGGCAATGGATATCAAGATAAAGGAAACCAACTCGATGGAGGCTATAAACTCGGTGGTGGAGTGCGAATACGATATGGGTATAATCCGCTATCCCATCGCATACGAGAGCTTTTTTCTGCCGCTGCTGGAGGAAAAAAATCTCACGATACACAACAGCTGGGAGTACGATTATGTGCTGATAATGAGTGCGGACAGCCCTCTTGCCAATGAAAAAGAGATAACTGAAGAGACCCTTGAAAAGTACATCGAGATACTTCACGGTGACAATACCGTACCGAATATATCGGCGGTATACCAGAAGAAAAACACTGAACTCAATCCTCACAGACGGCATATATATGTATACGAAAGAGGAAGTCAGTTCGATATACTGTCGGCTTGCCCCGAATCATATATGTGGGTATCGCCAATGCCGCAGGAGATACTTGACCGCTGCAAGCTGGTACAGCGCAGCACACCAAATATCCGCAAGACCAACAAGGATGTGCTGATATATCAGTCGAGCTATCGGCTGAGTGCTACCGATAACATATTCGTGGAAGAACTTGAAAAAGTACGCGAAGAGATAACAGTAAGATAA
- a CDS encoding BspA family leucine-rich repeat surface protein has product MNNKKIVAGLMALTLVFGGTALPNTVVSSVASVITAQADTVDGDCYSFDLDTGVLTLRGEVNRDELRTFSNRMIVSSVVAEEGTVLPEDCSYLFGDYINCTSIDLSNADTSNVTNMFGMFRGCMNLTSLDVSGFNTSNVTDMSIMFSLCYSLTSLDVSGFDTSNVTNMSRMFEDCAYLTSLDVSGFDTSNVTNMFGMFEACKALTSLDVSGFNTSNVIDMYGMFDDCANLTSLDVSGFDTSNVTNMSGMFEDCVYLTSLDVSGFDTSNVTDMSGMFEDCKRLTELDVSGFDTSNVTDMSGMFRYCMKLTSLDVSGFNTSNVTDMSGMFENCTDLTSLDVSGFDTSNVTDMYGMFRYCMKLTSLDVSGFNTSNVTDMSGMFEYCKNLTALDVRGFDTSNVTDMFYMFQFCENLTSIDVSGFDTSNVTDMSAMFRNCVNLTSLDLSNFDTSKVTHMDNMFSGCENLKRITLGENFKTITPHADLPNGDGWVNVNDPSTIVSSEEFHYSCAVIENDGNNTYVRYFRNTPTNIKADHSEKYHQIRFTWDKVENAEQYGIAVYLAGKWRVQAQDITDTTYTTPKNLTPGKTYKVAIAAKVDGKWFTSSAIENAITVTVK; this is encoded by the coding sequence ATGAACAACAAAAAAATCGTAGCAGGTCTGATGGCGCTGACATTAGTATTCGGCGGCACAGCTCTTCCAAACACAGTAGTGAGCAGCGTGGCATCGGTCATAACAGCACAGGCTGATACTGTTGATGGAGACTGTTATTCATTTGATTTGGATACAGGTGTGCTTACGCTCAGGGGCGAGGTTAACCGTGATGAATTAAGGACATTCAGCAATAGAATGATCGTAAGTTCCGTTGTAGCCGAAGAGGGAACGGTTTTACCCGAAGACTGCAGTTATCTGTTTGGTGATTATATTAATTGTACTTCTATTGACCTTTCAAATGCAGATACCAGTAATGTCACCAATATGTTCGGAATGTTCAGAGGTTGTATGAATCTGACCTCTCTTGATGTAAGCGGTTTTAATACCAGCAATGTAACAGATATGTCAATAATGTTCTCTCTTTGTTACAGCCTGACCTCTCTTGATGTAAGCGGCTTTGACACAAGCAATGTAACAAATATGTCAAGAATGTTCGAAGATTGTGCATATCTGACCTCTCTTGATGTAAGCGGATTTGATACAAGCAATGTAACAAATATGTTCGGAATGTTCGAAGCATGTAAAGCCCTGACCTCTCTTGATGTAAGCGGATTTAATACAAGCAATGTAATAGATATGTACGGAATGTTCGATGATTGTGCAAATCTGACCTCTCTTGATGTAAGCGGCTTTGACACAAGCAATGTAACAAATATGTCAGGAATGTTCGAAGATTGTGTATATCTGACCTCTCTTGATGTAAGTGGATTTGATACAAGCAATGTAACAGATATGTCAGGAATGTTCGAAGACTGTAAAAGACTGACTGAACTTGATGTTAGCGGCTTTGATACAAGCAATGTAACAGATATGTCAGGAATGTTCAGATATTGTATGAAACTGACCTCTCTTGATGTAAGCGGTTTTAATACCAGCAATGTAACAGATATGTCAGGAATGTTCGAAAATTGTACAGATCTGACCTCTCTTGATGTAAGCGGTTTTGATACAAGCAATGTAACAGATATGTACGGAATGTTCAGATATTGTATGAAACTGACCTCTCTTGATGTAAGCGGTTTTAATACAAGCAATGTAACAGATATGTCAGGAATGTTCGAATATTGTAAAAACCTGACCGCACTTGACGTTAGAGGCTTTGACACAAGCAATGTAACAGATATGTTTTATATGTTCCAATTTTGTGAAAATCTGACCTCTATTGATGTAAGCGGCTTTGATACAAGCAATGTGACAGATATGAGTGCCATGTTCAGAAACTGTGTAAATCTGACCTCACTTGATCTGAGCAACTTTGATACAAGTAAAGTCACACATATGGACAATATGTTCAGTGGTTGTGAGAATTTGAAAAGAATTACTCTTGGAGAAAATTTCAAAACAATAACCCCACATGCCGACCTTCCAAATGGCGATGGCTGGGTTAATGTTAATGATCCTTCAACCATTGTAAGCAGTGAAGAATTCCACTATTCGTGCGCAGTTATCGAAAACGATGGTAACAATACCTATGTTCGTTATTTTAGAAATACCCCCACCAACATCAAAGCAGATCACAGCGAGAAATACCACCAGATAAGATTTACATGGGACAAAGTTGAAAACGCTGAGCAGTACGGCATAGCTGTATACCTCGCAGGCAAGTGGAGAGTCCAGGCACAGGATATCACTGACACTACCTACACCACTCCCAAGAACCTTACCCCCGGCAAGACCTACAAGGTAGCGATCGCGGCTAAGGTGGACGGCAAATGGTTTACCTCAAGTGCTATCGAGAATGCAATCACTGTTACTGTAAAGTAA